A single genomic interval of Wolbachia endosymbiont of Diaphorina citri harbors:
- a CDS encoding TrbC/VirB2 family protein, with protein sequence MNPTIRKVFCILVIVLFTSFSHVGSAADSNDDTTAQVICNIIGYVWGIGGPLMTVVIIGAALLAIFGRMPWPALFALGVFCAVFFGAKTIVIKVMGGINSTNASFMEECGTGDKKKS encoded by the coding sequence ATGAACCCTACAATTAGAAAGGTTTTTTGTATTCTAGTTATAGTATTATTTACTTCTTTTTCTCATGTTGGAAGTGCTGCTGACTCTAATGACGATACAACTGCTCAAGTAATATGTAATATTATTGGCTACGTTTGGGGAATAGGTGGACCGCTTATGACCGTAGTGATAATAGGAGCAGCTTTACTTGCAATATTTGGTAGAATGCCGTGGCCTGCTCTTTTCGCCCTCGGTGTATTTTGCGCTGTGTTTTTTGGCGCTAAAACTATTGTCATAAAAGTAATGGGTGGTATAAACTCTACAAATGCCTCTTTTATGGAAGAATGTGGAACGGGAGATAAAAAAAAGAGTTAA
- the lepB gene encoding signal peptidase I, giving the protein MARTRKFLSSLFFLLLIALSIRSLLFEPFHIPSGSMKSTLLEGDYIFTSKYSYGYSKHSFPFSPNIFSGRIFYTPPERGDVIVFKPTRNDSIRFVKRVIGIPGDKVQMIEGELYLNNQKVEWRQIESFFDYESKRDITRYIETLPSGKEHEILIDNASNKLSHNTPVYYVPDDQFFVMGDNRNNSFDSRFPEIGFIPAENIIGRVNMVGLSFKLGKVDWLPFNFRLPVALRFDRILHKVV; this is encoded by the coding sequence ATGGCAAGAACGAGGAAGTTTTTATCTTCACTGTTTTTTTTGCTGCTGATTGCTCTATCAATACGCAGTCTCTTATTTGAGCCATTCCACATTCCTTCTGGTTCAATGAAAAGCACTCTACTTGAGGGGGACTACATTTTTACTAGTAAATATTCATATGGTTACAGTAAACACTCTTTCCCGTTTTCTCCAAACATCTTTAGCGGCAGAATTTTTTATACCCCTCCAGAGCGTGGTGATGTAATAGTTTTCAAACCTACAAGAAATGATAGCATTAGATTTGTTAAGCGGGTAATAGGAATACCTGGCGATAAAGTGCAAATGATAGAGGGAGAATTGTACCTAAATAATCAAAAAGTAGAGTGGCGGCAAATTGAAAGTTTTTTTGATTATGAGTCAAAGCGTGATATAACAAGATACATAGAAACACTTCCGAGCGGTAAGGAACATGAGATTTTAATAGACAATGCATCCAATAAGCTATCACATAACACTCCTGTTTATTATGTACCTGATGATCAATTTTTTGTGATGGGAGACAATAGAAATAATTCTTTTGATAGTAGATTTCCTGAAATTGGGTTCATACCAGCGGAAAATATAATTGGACGCGTGAACATGGTTGGTTTATCATTTAAATTAGGCAAAGTTGATTGGTTACCATTTAACTTTAGATTACCTGTTGCCCTAAGATTTGACAGGATACTGCACAAAGTTGTGTAA